From one Oncorhynchus clarkii lewisi isolate Uvic-CL-2024 chromosome 6, UVic_Ocla_1.0, whole genome shotgun sequence genomic stretch:
- the LOC139411913 gene encoding lysM and putative peptidoglycan-binding domain-containing protein 3-like, with the protein MTGRSPHYGFQSATTVQPANGGHAYLFGNSSENDLSEEDGESYELRSRGRDRLRRSTSREKLDDIVHLVRDIKEGDTLNSFSLQYHCSVADIKRANNLLTEQDFFALRSIKIPVKRFSVLTETHSIAPLKSASPTGLRRFPQPPISTEISTDSSSSTDSVGSFLQEKDKDIELLVKSTGTSRSSLNEVVSSLTLQQPLLLGDSDIKPVFRKDPYHGADWGMRWWTAVAIMVVVVIVTPVFYLLYYEVLMKSDVSHHATMPSTNPKGMQHAQIPEPVEVNGKPNSGPQAGNIPKPNSQRHNEVDDHPGPKKEKT; encoded by the exons ATGACTGGGAGAAGCCCGCACTATGGTTTCCAGTCGGCCACGACGGTGCAGCCTGCCAATGGAGGACACGCCTACCTATTTGGGAACAGCTCTGAGAATGATCTCtcggaggaggatggtgagagctACGAGCTGCGCTCCCGAGGCCGGGACAGGCTGCGCAGGAGCACCTCCAGGGAGAAGTTGGACGACATTGTCCACCTGGTCCGAGACATCAAAGAAGGGGACACTCTGAATAGCTTCTCGCTGCAGTACCACTGCTCA GTGGCGGACATCAAGAGGGCCAACAACCTGTTGACAGAGCAGGACTTCTTTGCGCTGAGATCCATCAAGATCCCTGTGAAACGCTTCAGCGTGCTGACAGAGACCCACAGCATCGCGCCTCTCAAATCTGCCTCCCCCACAGGCCTCCGACGTTTCCCCCAGCCCCCTATCTCTACGGAGATCTCCACAGACTCCTCCTCATCCACAGACAGCGTGGGCAGCTTCCTGCAGGAGAAGGACAAAGACATCGAGCTGCTAGTCAAGTCCACCGGCACCTCCAGAAGCAGCCTGAATGAGGtggtctcctccctgaccctCCAGCAGCCCTTACTACTGGGGGATTCTGACATAAAGCCTGTCTTCAGGAAGGACCCCTACCATGGGGCGGACTGGGGCATGAGGTGGTGGACGGCGGTGGCCATCATGGTGGTGGTTGTCATTGTCACACCAGTGTTCTACCTGCTGTATTATGAGGTGCTGATGAAGTCGGACGTTAGCCACCACGCCACCATGCCGTCGACCAATCCTAAGGGCATGCAGCATGCCCAGATTCCTGAGCCTGTGGAAGTCAATGGAAAGCCCaactcaggacctcaggctggaAACATACCCAAACCAAACTCACAGAGACACAATGAGGTGGATGACCACCCAGGCCCTAAGAAAGAGAAAACGTAG